The following are encoded together in the Erwinia sp. E602 genome:
- the mdcA gene encoding malonate decarboxylase subunit alpha, with amino-acid sequence MHSPATPRAWDTRRREKQRRIASLGLPDKVLPTDALVAMLEALIAPGDRVVMEGNNQKQADFLSRSLAQVDPQKLHDLHMIMPSVGRSEHLDLFEKGIARRLDFSFSGPQSLRISQLLEDGLLEIGAIHTYIELYARLFVDLTPNVALVAGFKADRKGNLYTGPSTEDTPALVEAAAFHDGIVIAQINELVDDESDLPRVDIPGSWIDFVVVADRPFFIEPLFTRDPRLIKPEQILMAMMAIKGIYAEHQVQSLNHGIGFNTAAIELLLPTWGERLGLKGKICRHWALNPHPTLIPAIESGWVESVHCFGGELGMEKYVAARPDVFFTGADGSMRSNRAFCQLAGQYATDMFIGSTLQIDGLANSSTVTRGRLAGFGGAPNMGHDPHGRRHASPAWLAMIEEPDPLARGRKLVVQMVETFQAGAKPSFVEKLDAVEVAKAAGMPLAPVMIYGDDVTHVLTEEGIAYLYRARSLEERRAMVAAVAGITDIGLGVSAQRVAQLRREGKVAFPEDLGIRRTDASRSLLAAGSVAELVDWSGGLYQPPARFRSW; translated from the coding sequence ATGCATTCCCCTGCCACACCCCGCGCCTGGGATACGCGTCGCCGCGAAAAGCAGCGGCGTATCGCCAGCCTCGGCCTGCCCGATAAAGTCCTGCCCACCGACGCGCTGGTCGCAATGCTGGAGGCGCTGATCGCCCCCGGCGACCGGGTAGTGATGGAGGGCAATAACCAGAAGCAGGCCGACTTCCTCTCGCGCTCGCTGGCGCAGGTGGATCCGCAGAAGCTGCACGATCTGCATATGATCATGCCCAGCGTCGGCCGCAGCGAACATCTCGATCTGTTTGAAAAGGGCATCGCCCGCCGGCTGGACTTCTCCTTCTCCGGGCCGCAGAGCCTGCGCATCTCTCAGCTGCTGGAAGACGGGCTGCTGGAGATCGGCGCGATCCACACCTATATCGAGCTCTACGCCCGCCTGTTTGTCGATCTGACCCCCAACGTGGCGCTGGTGGCCGGCTTTAAGGCCGATCGCAAGGGTAACCTCTACACTGGCCCCAGCACCGAAGATACCCCGGCGCTGGTTGAGGCCGCCGCCTTTCACGACGGTATCGTCATCGCGCAGATCAACGAGCTGGTGGATGACGAAAGCGACCTGCCGCGGGTGGATATCCCCGGCTCCTGGATCGACTTTGTGGTGGTGGCCGATCGGCCGTTCTTTATCGAGCCGCTGTTCACCCGCGATCCGCGGCTGATCAAGCCGGAACAGATCCTGATGGCAATGATGGCGATCAAAGGGATCTACGCCGAACATCAGGTGCAGTCGCTGAATCACGGTATCGGCTTTAATACCGCCGCCATTGAGCTGCTGCTGCCGACCTGGGGCGAACGGCTCGGCCTGAAGGGCAAAATCTGCCGCCACTGGGCGCTCAACCCGCACCCGACACTGATCCCGGCGATCGAAAGCGGCTGGGTGGAGAGCGTGCACTGCTTCGGCGGCGAGCTGGGCATGGAGAAATACGTGGCCGCGCGGCCTGACGTGTTCTTCACCGGTGCCGACGGATCGATGCGTTCTAACCGCGCCTTCTGCCAGCTGGCCGGTCAGTACGCCACCGACATGTTTATCGGCTCCACGCTGCAGATCGACGGGCTTGCCAACTCCTCAACGGTGACCCGCGGGCGGCTGGCCGGCTTTGGCGGCGCGCCGAATATGGGCCACGACCCGCACGGGCGGCGCCATGCCAGCCCGGCGTGGCTGGCGATGATCGAAGAGCCGGATCCGCTGGCGCGCGGCCGCAAGCTGGTGGTGCAGATGGTCGAGACCTTCCAGGCCGGGGCGAAACCGAGCTTTGTGGAAAAACTGGATGCTGTTGAAGTGGCGAAAGCCGCCGGGATGCCGCTGGCACCGGTGATGATCTACGGCGATGACGTCACCCACGTGCTGACCGAAGAGGGCATCGCCTACCTGTACCGCGCGCGCTCGCTGGAGGAGCGGCGGGCGATGGTGGCGGCGGTAGCGGGTATTACCGATATCGGCCTCGGCGTTAGCGCGCAGCGGGTGGCACAGCTGCGGCGCGAAGGCAAAGTGGCCTTCCCGGAAGATCTCGGCATTCGCCGTACTGACGCCAGCCGCTCGCTGCTGGCGGCGGGCAGCGTGGCCGAGCTGGTCGACTGGTCCGGCGGGCTGTATCAGCCGCCGGCCAGATTCCGGAGCTGGTAA
- a CDS encoding triphosphoribosyl-dephospho-CoA synthase, whose product MTLLRQYAATEAETRARRLAALATGCLLDEVRLTPKPGLVDRRGSGAHQDLTLALMERSAHSLTPAFQALALACWQQPADVALRQRVGQLGREAEACMLQATGGVNTHRGAIWALGLLVCGAAMTADSQDAVGSGAEALTRMVDAAARLARLPDAQMPRQFSNGQCASARYRLPGAREEAQQGFPHITDFALPQLHASRRQGATEEQAQLDALLAMMTTLSDTCVLSRAGMAGLTAMQQGARAVLAAGGVSQPAGWTALVQLDRQMLAANASPGGAADLLAATLFLDRLSRGG is encoded by the coding sequence ATGACGTTGCTGCGGCAGTACGCCGCGACGGAAGCGGAAACACGGGCACGGCGGCTGGCGGCGCTGGCCACCGGCTGCCTGCTGGATGAAGTGCGGCTGACGCCGAAACCGGGGCTGGTCGACCGGCGCGGCAGCGGCGCGCATCAGGATCTGACGCTGGCGCTGATGGAGCGGTCTGCCCACAGCCTGACGCCCGCCTTTCAGGCGCTGGCGCTGGCCTGCTGGCAGCAACCGGCGGATGTCGCGCTGCGCCAGCGGGTCGGCCAGCTCGGCCGCGAGGCCGAAGCGTGCATGTTGCAGGCTACCGGCGGCGTTAACACCCATCGCGGCGCGATCTGGGCGCTGGGGCTACTGGTGTGCGGCGCGGCGATGACGGCTGATTCACAAGATGCCGTCGGCAGCGGTGCAGAGGCGCTGACGCGGATGGTAGACGCTGCCGCCCGCCTGGCGCGGCTGCCGGACGCGCAGATGCCCCGCCAGTTCAGCAACGGCCAGTGCGCCAGCGCGCGCTACCGGCTGCCCGGCGCGCGCGAAGAAGCGCAGCAGGGTTTCCCACATATCACCGATTTTGCGCTGCCACAGCTGCACGCCAGCCGCCGGCAGGGAGCAACAGAAGAGCAGGCGCAGCTGGACGCGCTGCTGGCGATGATGACCACCCTTAGCGACACCTGCGTACTGTCACGCGCCGGAATGGCCGGTCTGACGGCCATGCAGCAGGGGGCACGCGCGGTGCTGGCGGCGGGAGGCGTCAGCCAGCCCGCAGGCTGGACGGCGCTGGTGCAGCTTGACCGGCAGATGCTGGCCGCTAACGCCTCACCCGGCGGTG